In one window of Polynucleobacter sp. AM-7D1 DNA:
- a CDS encoding carboxypeptidase-like regulatory domain-containing protein: MKFNARLILSAACLTFSSMVFAQVPDTQYSQGISYISGGVGEEESQAILTESKQWPLLLELSQLENGRGVWIFGAKIKILNAMNQVIFDAQADGPYILINLTAGQYQIEASYQGSIQKKSMLIQGSGLQKLPIFWK; encoded by the coding sequence ATGAAATTCAATGCCCGACTGATTCTTTCTGCAGCATGTCTCACGTTTTCTTCAATGGTATTTGCGCAGGTACCAGATACTCAATATTCCCAAGGAATCTCTTATATCTCTGGCGGGGTTGGTGAGGAAGAATCTCAGGCGATTTTGACGGAGTCAAAGCAGTGGCCTTTATTGTTAGAGTTATCGCAATTAGAGAATGGTCGTGGCGTTTGGATTTTTGGTGCAAAGATCAAAATTTTGAATGCTATGAATCAAGTGATTTTTGATGCGCAGGCCGATGGACCCTATATCTTGATTAATTTGACTGCAGGTCAGTATCAGATTGAGGCCTCCTACCAAGGAAGCATTCAGAAAAAGTCTATGCTGATTCAGGGTTCTGGACTCCAAAAACTGCCTATTTTTTGGAAATAA
- the ccmA gene encoding cytochrome c biogenesis heme-transporting ATPase CcmA yields MTATYSSFPASPNAALEARGITCVRGERTLFSQLNLQVLAGQCLHIRGENGVGKTSLLRLLTGLASPESGDILWNGNSIKEAASEYHGKLLFLGHRDALKEDLSALENLRLFAAIDDILLSDQDAFTSLWRFGLKGREDLPVNCLSAGQKKRVLMARMVTRRAQVWILDEPFNALDTHATQELLGLIAEHLEGNGLVVLTSHQPLSIPNLRVLDL; encoded by the coding sequence ATGACAGCCACTTATTCTTCCTTCCCAGCATCTCCAAATGCAGCTCTTGAGGCTAGGGGGATTACTTGCGTGCGAGGCGAGCGGACGCTGTTTTCACAATTGAATTTACAGGTCCTTGCCGGTCAGTGTCTCCATATTCGGGGTGAGAATGGGGTTGGGAAGACGAGCCTTTTGCGTTTACTGACGGGATTAGCTTCCCCTGAGTCTGGTGACATCTTATGGAATGGCAATTCCATCAAAGAAGCGGCATCGGAGTATCACGGCAAGCTCTTATTTTTAGGCCATCGCGATGCCTTGAAAGAAGATCTCAGCGCCCTTGAAAATTTGCGCTTGTTTGCAGCGATTGATGACATCTTGCTTTCTGATCAAGATGCTTTTACCTCCCTATGGCGATTTGGCCTGAAAGGGCGCGAAGATCTGCCTGTCAATTGCTTGTCTGCAGGTCAAAAAAAGCGTGTCTTGATGGCTCGCATGGTGACGCGACGGGCACAAGTCTGGATTTTGGACGAACCTTTTAATGCTCTAGATACTCATGCGACCCAAGAGTTGCTAGGCTTGATAGCAGAGCATCTTGAGGGTAACGGTTTGGTAGTCCTGACAAGTCATCAACCCTTATCTATTCCGAATCTGCGAGTGTTGGATCTATGA